CTCTACGCGGCCACCATGGTCAACATGGCACGGCCGGGCTTTACCACCATCGTGGCTTACGCCCGTTCGGTTGATTTAGCCCGTAACCTGCCCCGTCTTGGGACAAACCCACTGGTCTTAACGGCGGACAGTGCGGTTCCCGCGGAAGGTGAACGGACCGATTTGGTTCTCGGGGTGGAAGCGACGCGTCAGTTCCGGCGACTGAATCCCGAGGTAATCAAGAACGGGGCCGTGGCTTTTGTCATCGACTAACGGGCTGGAGGAAGGGGGGAGTTGGTTCGTCAAGGGAACCAACGGTGATGATGAGAGGGATAATGAAAATAACCTGTCTGACGCTGGTCTTTTTGTTGGTGTTTAATTCTTTCCCGGTCGCCGCGGCGAACACACGATCGGACACCGGGGAAATGGTAATCAAGATTGGCGTGGCCACGGCGGTTGTGGTCGGGGCGGTTTGTCTGATCCGTACCGCGATTATCAACGGGAAGGCCGGGAAACTATACCACGAAGGGGAGAAATTGGCGGCGGCCGGCGACTGGCCGGGCGCAGTTCAGGCGTATACCAAAGCTTGGGAACTGAACCCGGATTATAAGGATGTGGCCGCAAAACTGGCGGAGGCGAAGGAAAAGGCGGGGACAATGTATTTGCGCTTGGGCGACGAGGCCTGGAAGGAAAAGAAATTGGAAGCGGCCGAGGCATACTACCGCCAAGCTTTACAGTACATCCCGGCCTCGACCGAAGCGCGCCAGAAACTGAACCAGTTAGCCCAGGAACTGGCCTGGGTACACTACCGGCGGGGCTTAAGCTATGAAGCGGTTAACCGCTGGCCGGAAGCCTTACAGGAGTACGAACGGGCTTATTTATTGGCCCCGGAAATAAGCGAGTTTGCCGACCATTACCGCCGGGCGAAGGCCAACGCGGACCAGAATCTACCGCTCAGAACCGTTTTGTTCTTTATCAATCATACATCCACCGCCGGGGTTGAGGAGCTTCTAGCCCGGGAGTTACAACAGCAAATGCAAGCGGCTGCCAATGGTAAATATGTGATGTTGGATTACACCAGGACGCAAGCGGTCCTGACCGAACAAGCCGCCGCCTTAGGCGGTGAATTGGACGAAAAATTAGCCCTGGATCTTGGCCGGATCCTCGGTGTGGACGAAGTGGTCATCGGGGCAATTCATTCCTTTGAGGTGCGCAACCGGGTCCGCATTGAAGTCTCCGCGAAAAGGCTTCAGATTCCCACCGGCCGTGTTAATAAGGAAGTCAAACCTTTCACCTATACTTTTGCCCGGGGCGCCACGGCGGCGAACTGGCGGGACGAGTTACCAAAACTCGCTACCGAACTTGCCAAACGACTTAACTAAGAATTTGAACTAGAGTAAAGGATGCTTTCGATGAAAAGAGTAAGCCGATATTTTCTCGTTATTGTCGTGTCGTTCACCTTTTTGTTGCTTAACAACTTTCCATGCTTGGCCCAGGCTGACCTAGACCGGAGCCTTGATCTGCTGGCGGCCCGTATTGTTGAACTCATGGATGAAAACACCGGTTCGCCGGGGGGGGACGGAGAAGATGCGCATTGCCGTCCTGGACTTTCCCGATCTGGGGGGAAATGTAACCGGGTTGGGGCGGTTTGTTGCCGAAGAATTAACGACGCGCTTGTTTTTAACCCGGCGTTTTGAGGTCATCGAGCGCCAGCTGCTCAATAAAGTCCTTGATGAGCTAAAATTAAGCGCGGCCGGTTTCGTCGATTCATCCTCGGCGCAGGAACTAGGGAAGCTCCTTGGTGTTTCGGCGGTGGTCTCCGGAACCCTTTCCCAGTTGGCGACGACTGTCCGGGTGAACGCCCGCGTGATTACCACATCAACCGGGAAGATTGTGGCGGCTGCTTCGATCGAGTTGTCGAAGGACGAGGGGGTTATGCAGCTGCTGCAGACTATGGTTCCGCCCGGTGGCGGTATCTTTTCCGACCCCGGGGCCACCCTGCCGGGACGACCGGGGGAGGGGCTTGGGGGACACTCCGCACCGGTGGACAGCGGCGATAACCTGGGGGGAGGTTTTGCGGGGCGCGAGGAGCAGACCTATAAAGACCGCATCGAACAGGCGTTGAGTAGCGGCGAGTACCTGAAAGCCCATTCCCTTTGCCAGGAAGCGCTGGCCAAGTTTCCCGCTTTTGCCTTTGCCCATGCCGCGCTGGGCTATACTTATCTGCGGATCAAACCGGCCAACGAGGAACAAGCGCTTCTTGCTTTAGAAAAGGCGGTGGCTTTAGCCGAGGATCCATGGGGTGACGGTTTTGCCCATTATTTATTGGGCCGGATCTATGCCAACCGGGGGCGTCGGCTCGAAGCCCGCTCGGCGCTGGAGAAGGCGGCCCTGCGCCACCAAGCCGTCGGCATCAGACGGTCACCGGAGGATTGGTTCAACCAGGCGGTCCGGATGTGCCTGGAATTGTACCGGGAGGAGATCGAGGCGTGCTGGGCGGAACAGGACTATACCCGGGCTATAAATCTTAGTCAGCAAGTGATTGACAAATTTAACCCCGCTTTTGCCTATACGGCCAAGGGTTATTCCCTTCTGAAAAGCAAACCGGTACGGGCCGCGGAGGCGTTGAACTCTCTTTTAGCCGCATTGGCCTTGGCCGAACGACCGTATGGGGATGGCTGGACTAATTATCTGCTGGGTTGGGCCTATTGGGAAACGGGGGACAAAGATAAAGCGCAGGAAGCTTTAGAACGGGCAGTGGCCAGCGCACAACAGTCTGCGGTGCTTTCCTCTCCCGATTGGAAAACCGATTGTCTTCGCCTTTTGCGCTATTGTTACGAAGGGAAGATCGAAACCTTCCTGGTGAACGGGGAGTATGACGAGGCCATCGATTTTCTGGAAGGGGTTATTACCTTCGTTCCGGATTATGCTTACGCTTATGTAGTTTTAGGGTACTCTTATCTAATGACGGAAAAAGCGCCCCGGCGGGCCCTTGAAGTTTTGGAAAAGGCAGTAGCTCTGGAAGAAGCACCGGTGGAACCGGGGTGGACGGAATACCTGTTGGGTTGGGCATACCAGCGTAACGGGCGGCATGGTCCCGCCGTTGACGCGCTGGGGAAAGCATTGCGCAAAGCCGAAGAGGCGGGATTGGCACCGGAATGGGTGGCCGACGGCCGCCAGCGCTTGGCGGAAAGCTATGACCAGCTTTTTAACCAGTTCCGCTTGCGGGGCGGTAATATCAGCTATTATCTGGTCTTGGCCGAAGCCAGTATTGAACTCCTTCCCGAATATGCCACCGGCTACGCCGTGAAAGGATACTGTTTGACGGAGCTCGGTACCGAACGGACCGCGGAGGCTTTGGCGCTCTTACAACAAGCGGAGGCGTTAAAGGAAGACCCCACGGGGGACGGTTGGATTTACTATGCTTTCGGGCGGGTATACCACCAAAAGGGAGAGCGGAAGACCGCCATGTTTTATCTGGAACAGGCGCTCCGGCGCGGGGCCGAGGCGAATGTTTCCGAACGCTACTACTGGTATCGACAGTGCAACACCCTGTATCAACGCCTCTCCAAACAACACCGGTCCATGTACGGACTGGCGGTCACCATGGATTCCACGGTCGAAGAGCCCTATTTTATGCTGAAGATCGGTTCGGAAGAGGGCCATCCTTTCACTTCCTTTACCGGATTAAAGCTGCGGTTGGGGGTTTCTTCGGAGCTCTGGCGGGCTGAAGCCGGCGGGGAATTGGCGTGGGAAGGCGATATTTTTCCGCCGACGGAGTTTCTTGGTTGGTATGTTTTACTGGGTGGGGGAGTATACGGTGTCTATGGAATGAACGAGGGCACCGGTGATTACCTGGACCTCGGCTTTTACTTCGGGTTTGAGACCGGCCTAAGGTTTTAT
This sequence is a window from Capillibacterium thermochitinicola. Protein-coding genes within it:
- a CDS encoding tetratricopeptide repeat protein; protein product: MMRGIMKITCLTLVFLLVFNSFPVAAANTRSDTGEMVIKIGVATAVVVGAVCLIRTAIINGKAGKLYHEGEKLAAAGDWPGAVQAYTKAWELNPDYKDVAAKLAEAKEKAGTMYLRLGDEAWKEKKLEAAEAYYRQALQYIPASTEARQKLNQLAQELAWVHYRRGLSYEAVNRWPEALQEYERAYLLAPEISEFADHYRRAKANADQNLPLRTVLFFINHTSTAGVEELLARELQQQMQAAANGKYVMLDYTRTQAVLTEQAAALGGELDEKLALDLGRILGVDEVVIGAIHSFEVRNRVRIEVSAKRLQIPTGRVNKEVKPFTYTFARGATAANWRDELPKLATELAKRLN
- a CDS encoding FlgO family outer membrane protein encodes the protein MKTPVRRGGTEKMRIAVLDFPDLGGNVTGLGRFVAEELTTRLFLTRRFEVIERQLLNKVLDELKLSAAGFVDSSSAQELGKLLGVSAVVSGTLSQLATTVRVNARVITTSTGKIVAAASIELSKDEGVMQLLQTMVPPGGGIFSDPGATLPGRPGEGLGGHSAPVDSGDNLGGGFAGREEQTYKDRIEQALSSGEYLKAHSLCQEALAKFPAFAFAHAALGYTYLRIKPANEEQALLALEKAVALAEDPWGDGFAHYLLGRIYANRGRRLEARSALEKAALRHQAVGIRRSPEDWFNQAVRMCLELYREEIEACWAEQDYTRAINLSQQVIDKFNPAFAYTAKGYSLLKSKPVRAAEALNSLLAALALAERPYGDGWTNYLLGWAYWETGDKDKAQEALERAVASAQQSAVLSSPDWKTDCLRLLRYCYEGKIETFLVNGEYDEAIDFLEGVITFVPDYAYAYVVLGYSYLMTEKAPRRALEVLEKAVALEEAPVEPGWTEYLLGWAYQRNGRHGPAVDALGKALRKAEEAGLAPEWVADGRQRLAESYDQLFNQFRLRGGNISYYLVLAEASIELLPEYATGYAVKGYCLTELGTERTAEALALLQQAEALKEDPTGDGWIYYAFGRVYHQKGERKTAMFYLEQALRRGAEANVSERYYWYRQCNTLYQRLSKQHRSMYGLAVTMDSTVEEPYFMLKIGSEEGHPFTSFTGLKLRLGVSSELWRAEAGGELAWEGDIFPPTEFLGWYVLLGGGVYGVYGMNEGTGDYLDLGFYFGFETGLRFYFGEANRFCFTIGSEYRFYPEGESTVAFGVNLGLPVR